The Aminithiophilus ramosus genome contains a region encoding:
- a CDS encoding sigma-70 family RNA polymerase sigma factor codes for MDRIEEGKQFRRHLDEARRGESDALAEVLLAYLPLVRSQAFSLSGGDRYLQEDLSQEGLLALCRAVQLFSPPRGSFGAFAKVCVRNAMISLLRRRPPEEAAEEERLEKASPPQLDLQEIVEGRERLQRAVHLLSDAELMAMDAFLETGGVASAAQVLRWPRKRVDNALSRARSKLRDAGLGPI; via the coding sequence ATGGACAGAATCGAAGAAGGGAAGCAGTTCCGACGCCATCTCGACGAGGCCCGCCGAGGCGAAAGCGACGCCCTGGCCGAGGTCCTTCTGGCCTATCTTCCCCTTGTTAGAAGCCAGGCCTTTTCCCTCTCCGGCGGGGATCGCTATCTGCAGGAGGACCTCTCTCAGGAGGGGCTTCTTGCCCTCTGCCGTGCCGTACAGCTTTTCAGCCCCCCGAGAGGTTCTTTTGGTGCCTTCGCGAAAGTCTGCGTCCGCAACGCCATGATCTCGCTGCTGAGACGGCGTCCTCCCGAGGAGGCCGCCGAAGAGGAGCGTCTCGAAAAGGCCTCGCCGCCTCAGCTCGATCTCCAGGAGATCGTCGAAGGGCGCGAGAGGCTTCAGCGGGCCGTGCACCTTCTCTCAGACGCGGAACTGATGGCCATGGATGCCTTCCTGGAGACGGGCGGCGTGGCCTCTGCGGCCCAGGTCCTCCGGTGGCCCCGCAAAAGGGTGGATAACGCCCTGAGCCGGGCCAGAAGCAAGCTGCGCGACGCCGGCCTGGGACCGATCTAA
- a CDS encoding HesA/MoeB/ThiF family protein — protein MTEKEESARIQGDISETLMDPDAERRWAQERGCSLLEAQIGALQKGRIPLRFDRTMGTLGREGQLRLLQSTVAVAGCGGLGGLIVDLLARSGIGRLHVADGDVFAVSNLNRQILSSEKRIGTGKAATAAAHVRAINGALEVRAFDGFIDEETVGSFLEGVDVAVDALDNNLSRRLLLKACREKAIPFVHGAIAGFWGQLQVIKGDERALFEDEESNKGIEGQTGNPPFTPALVASLEVTETVKLLTGRSTLPEGTLLWIDLENLEFRRLKLS, from the coding sequence ATGACGGAGAAAGAAGAGTCTGCGCGGATACAGGGCGACATCTCCGAAACGCTCATGGATCCCGATGCGGAACGCCGCTGGGCCCAGGAGCGCGGCTGCTCCCTTCTGGAGGCCCAGATCGGTGCGCTGCAGAAAGGGCGAATCCCTCTCCGCTTCGACCGTACCATGGGAACATTGGGACGGGAGGGGCAGCTCCGCCTCCTCCAATCGACGGTGGCCGTGGCGGGCTGCGGCGGGCTGGGCGGCCTCATCGTCGATCTTCTGGCCCGTTCCGGCATCGGTCGTCTGCACGTGGCCGACGGCGACGTCTTCGCCGTCTCGAATCTGAACCGTCAGATCCTCTCGTCGGAGAAACGCATCGGGACGGGGAAGGCCGCCACGGCGGCAGCCCACGTCCGAGCCATCAACGGAGCCCTCGAGGTGCGCGCCTTCGATGGCTTCATCGACGAGGAGACGGTCGGAAGCTTCCTCGAGGGCGTCGACGTCGCCGTCGACGCCCTCGACAACAACCTGTCGAGGCGACTTCTCCTGAAAGCGTGCCGCGAGAAAGCCATCCCCTTCGTCCACGGGGCCATCGCCGGTTTCTGGGGACAGCTTCAGGTCATCAAAGGCGATGAAAGAGCTCTCTTCGAGGACGAGGAGTCGAACAAGGGCATCGAAGGACAGACGGGCAACCCGCCCTTCACTCCTGCCCTCGTCGCCTCTTTGGAGGTGACGGAAACCGTCAAGCTCCTGACGGGAAGGTCCACCCTTCCGGAAGGGACCCTCCTTTGGATCGACTTGGAGAATCTCGAGTTCCGTCGCCTCAAGCTTTCCTAA